A stretch of the Nicotiana tabacum cultivar K326 chromosome 6, ASM71507v2, whole genome shotgun sequence genome encodes the following:
- the LOC142181838 gene encoding uncharacterized protein LOC142181838: MSSFNLLTSILNQNKLEGPNYVEWKKNLDIVLTDEGYKFVITAEFPEKPENATDDQHLSMGSAYDMLESLKEMFGEQNCAAKQPAMKSFLNTKMVEGSSVRDHVLKMVSLLNEPKVLGAVIDKESQVEMVLQTFPDSFQQFCLNYNMNKMDLSNFNNFA; encoded by the exons ATGTCTTCATTCAACCTACTTACCTCAATTTTAAACCAAAACAAGTTAGAAGGACCGAATTATGTTGAGTGGAAAAAGAACCTTGATATTGTCCTAACTGATGAAGGTTACAAATTTGTAATCACTGCGGAGTTCCCAGAAAAACCTGAAAATGCTACTGATGATCAG CATCTGTCTATGGGGTCTGCTTATGACATGCTTGAAAGTCTCAAAGAGATGTTCGGTGAGCAAAATTGTGCAGCTAAGCAGCCAGCCATGAAATCCTTTTTGAACACCAAGATGGTTGAGGGATCATCGGTCAGGGACCATGTTCTGAAGATGGTGAGTCTTCTGAATGAACCGAAGGTCCTTGGAGCTGTGATTGATAAGGAATCACAAGTTGAGATGGTCCTACAGACTTTTCCTGATAGTTTTCAACAATTTTGCTTGAACTATAATATGAACAAAATGGATTTGTCAAACTTCAACAATTTTGCTTGA